One part of the Lachnospiraceae bacterium JLR.KK002 genome encodes these proteins:
- a CDS encoding COR domain-containing protein: MDTEEYSARKITISGTFGVHYDKILCYERNYETLDKDQIIELLKDARENKWDSLDLSNCGLKELPDELWNLHSLKVLYLGNRAEKNDHINTYLEISEKIGELTNLEALSICNITDVRIPKALKQLPQLRYLDCFGCCFTSIPNNLINKNIRAIGIECSNTNELSKICKMKKLEEIFLSGSKVKSLPIEMGNLTSLKGLHLVRSEVEMIPESLLNLKELKFFNIAMTPLAASIPEEMKKQSPYNLISFICRQQNQQETYFFNESKMIIVGQGNVGKSCLLDRITNNIYKEKKDSTEGIDVKRWVYNKNKKEYTLNIWDFGGQEIYHSTHQFFLTKRSLYIFVWDARAEEEYGRIDYWLKTIESFAEDSPIIICINKCDKNTTRINRIDFKEYKEKYPQIQAILDISCKDNINIKRLRTYIVKHASALQITKEKWLKSWYDVREEIEKISDKKYITYDEYKKICFKHNAGVEEGKSLSQYLHDLGVILHYQNDTFLKGIVILSPEWATSAVYKILDSQENVLRNRNGVLKISDLPLIWKDFELYPEDKHVFLLKIMEKFQLCYELNKESYLVAELLENTSIECPDGWDFNNTSCIRIQYSYDFIPAGIMTRFIVNINEYIAIINGKSMCWRKGVYLIHKTAYASVIMRDSIAEKKIEIKVNARENSVHARELLYTIRKTIDEINCDFKKINVEEFVPCNCEPECQYTFAYSKLCKALDKKVETMQCYESFKQVNVLKLLEGIDIMKPEETGPYSYMNHITVKPVFTNNVSSESSATQSNVVNIQQIRNIIMEIQGDIVEIQEDILDIVSENGQEDIKKQFEKINMDLESISEIKTPEGIVKSGKLNKLKRWLTEFSDEGSEIRKALSGAKMSL, encoded by the coding sequence TTGGATACAGAAGAATATTCAGCAAGAAAAATAACGATATCAGGTACATTTGGAGTTCACTATGATAAAATACTTTGTTACGAAAGAAATTATGAAACACTTGATAAAGATCAAATAATAGAGTTATTAAAAGACGCCAGGGAGAACAAATGGGATTCTTTAGATCTGTCTAATTGTGGATTGAAAGAATTGCCTGATGAGTTATGGAATTTGCATTCTTTAAAAGTTTTATATTTGGGAAACAGAGCTGAAAAAAATGATCATATAAATACATATCTTGAAATCTCGGAAAAAATAGGAGAGTTAACAAATTTAGAAGCTTTGTCTATTTGCAATATTACCGATGTCCGGATACCTAAAGCATTAAAACAATTACCGCAATTGAGGTATTTAGATTGTTTTGGATGTTGCTTTACAAGTATACCCAATAATTTAATTAATAAAAATATCAGGGCAATTGGTATTGAATGCTCGAATACGAATGAGTTGTCAAAAATTTGCAAAATGAAAAAGTTAGAAGAAATTTTTTTATCAGGCTCTAAAGTTAAAAGTTTACCAATTGAGATGGGAAATTTGACTTCACTTAAAGGATTACATTTGGTAAGGTCGGAAGTTGAAATGATTCCAGAGTCGTTATTGAATTTGAAAGAGCTGAAATTTTTTAATATTGCCATGACTCCTCTTGCAGCTAGCATCCCTGAAGAAATGAAGAAGCAATCGCCTTATAATTTAATATCGTTTATTTGCAGGCAACAAAATCAACAAGAAACGTATTTCTTTAATGAATCTAAAATGATTATTGTAGGGCAGGGGAATGTTGGAAAGAGTTGTTTGCTGGATAGGATTACAAATAATATTTATAAAGAAAAAAAGGATTCAACAGAAGGCATAGATGTAAAAAGATGGGTATATAATAAAAACAAGAAGGAATATACATTAAATATATGGGATTTTGGTGGTCAGGAGATTTATCACTCTACGCATCAGTTTTTTCTAACAAAACGGTCTCTTTATATTTTTGTATGGGATGCCAGAGCAGAAGAAGAATACGGAAGAATAGATTATTGGTTGAAAACGATAGAGAGTTTTGCGGAAGATAGTCCAATAATTATCTGTATAAATAAGTGTGATAAAAATACTACCAGGATTAATAGAATAGATTTTAAGGAATATAAAGAAAAATATCCACAGATACAGGCGATTTTAGATATAAGTTGTAAAGATAATATTAATATAAAAAGATTGAGGACATATATAGTTAAGCATGCAAGTGCTTTGCAGATTACAAAAGAAAAGTGGTTGAAGTCATGGTATGATGTTCGTGAGGAGATAGAGAAAATAAGTGATAAGAAATATATTACATATGATGAGTATAAAAAAATATGTTTTAAGCATAATGCCGGTGTAGAAGAAGGAAAAAGTTTGAGCCAATATTTGCATGATTTAGGCGTTATTTTGCATTATCAGAATGATACCTTTCTAAAAGGTATTGTAATATTGTCGCCAGAGTGGGCAACTTCAGCCGTTTACAAGATATTGGATTCACAGGAAAATGTTCTTCGAAATAGAAATGGTGTTTTAAAAATAAGTGATTTGCCATTAATATGGAAGGATTTTGAATTATACCCTGAAGATAAGCATGTTTTTTTATTAAAGATTATGGAAAAATTTCAATTATGTTATGAACTAAATAAGGAGAGTTATTTAGTGGCTGAACTTTTGGAAAATACTTCAATTGAGTGTCCAGATGGATGGGATTTTAATAATACCTCCTGTATTAGAATACAATATAGTTATGATTTTATACCAGCTGGTATTATGACCAGATTTATAGTCAATATTAATGAATATATTGCAATTATTAATGGCAAATCCATGTGTTGGCGAAAAGGCGTATATTTAATACACAAAACAGCATATGCAAGTGTTATAATGAGAGATTCAATAGCAGAAAAGAAAATTGAAATAAAAGTAAATGCCAGAGAAAATTCCGTTCATGCAAGAGAACTGCTTTATACTATAAGAAAAACTATAGATGAGATTAATTGTGATTTTAAAAAGATTAATGTAGAGGAGTTTGTTCCCTGTAATTGTGAACCGGAATGTCAATATACATTTGCTTATAGTAAGTTATGTAAAGCTCTGGATAAGAAAGTAGAAACTATGCAATGCTATGAGAGTTTTAAACAGGTAAATGTGCTTAAGTTATTGGAAGGAATAGACATAATGAAACCAGAGGAAACAGGTCCTTATTCATATATGAACCATATTACAGTTAAACCTGTTTTTACGAATAATGTTTCTTCGGAAAGTAGTGCAACTCAATCGAATGTTGTTAATATACAGCAGATTAGAAATATTATTATGGAGATACAGGGGGATATTGTTGAAATACAAGAAGATATTTTAGATATAGTGTCTGAAAATGGGCAGGAAGATATAAAAAAGCAGTTTGAAAAAATTAATATGGATTTGGAAAGTATCAGTGAGATAAAAACGCCAGAGGGTATAGTCAAATCGGGAAAACTGAATAAGTTGAAACGTTGGTTGACGGAGTTTTCTGATGAAGGAAGTGAAATAAGAAAAGCATTGTCTGGAGCAAAAATGTCCTTATGA